GTCCCCATAAAATATAACTAGACCAACAAATATCGCTCTTCCGTTTAAATAATTCTAAGAGAAGTACCAGTCCTTCTTTATGTTTACGTGAACAAAGAATGCAGTGATACTAGCGTCGTTGATTTCATATGATTCTTATCAGAAAACGGTATGATTTTAGGGGAATCCCCGAACCGCAAATCTACCCGCGATTCCGCCAACTTATTGCAAGTTTCGTCTGTTATAAAGTGTTTAGCGTTTCAGCACGTCCCAATATCCGGATAAGCGATGAAAAGCTAGTGCCAGAAGATTTCTACGTGGGGGACCACCAACCGATTATAAAAAGACAATTACAGAACAAAATTCATGCAGAGATCAACAACGAGAGATCAGCAACGATAAATCGCGTGAAGTGCATACTCATACAAATGGACGTAGGCTTAGAAATTGAGTCGCAAGTATGCCACGGGTTATCACTGACTGTACTGTGCATATTTTGGTGTCGCGTATTTCTCTTGAACAGTGCAACGAAACGATACAATGAAGGGtgcaatttgatattttcatccaTTTGAAGCAGGATTTAAAATTCAGCGAGGAACATCGAACATTTTCTCCAGAAGAGAAAACACACAATAAACAAATCCGCATCATACTGTAGGATTTAGATTAGAACATAAGTAGGTCTGGTGATCCAGATACACCTCTTTTGATTGCAGCAGAAAATGGCAATGTCCAATTAGTCAAAGAACTAGTAGAGATGGGAGATGATGTGAACGAGGGGAATGGGGAAGGCAGGACACCTCTTCACGCCGCAGCGGCTAAAGTATTTAAAgatttatttgaatatatctTGAAGAATTGAGCTATTATTGGTATTAAAACTATACAAAAAGGTTCCACACCTCTACACGCGGCACTATCCTATCTTGATATAGTGAAATATCTCATTGATCCAGGAGCACAAGCTAATAAGGCTGATTATGCGGGGTCACGTCACGCCTCTGCACTTGGTATTATGcaatggtcatcttgatatgGTGAGGTCTCTCATTGATCTAGAAGCACAATTTGATATGGCTGATAATAAGGGTATCATACCTCTCGAGGAGGCATCATtaaatggtcatcttgatgtcgtGAAATATCTCATTGATCAAGGAGCACAAGCTAATACGGCTGATAATGCGGGTGGCACACCTCTTCACAGGGCATCAttgaatggtcatcttgatatcGTGAAGTATCTCATTGATCAAGGAGCGCAAGCTAATACGGCTGATAATAATGGTAACACACCTCTCCACAGTGCATCAGGCAAGGGACATCTTGATGTCGTGAAATATCTCATTAATCAAGGAGCAAAATCTGATATGGCTGATGGTAAGGGTATCACACCTCTCCACAGGGCATCATccaatggtcatcttgatgtcgtGAAGTATCTCATTGATCAAGGAGCACAAGCTAATACGGCTGAAAATAAGGGTATCACACCTCTCCACTATGCATCATtcaatggtcatcttgatgtcgtGAAGTATCTCATTGATCAAGGAGCACAAGCTAATACGGCTGATAATAATGGTAACACACCTCTCCACAGTGCATCAGACAAGGGACATCTTGATGTCGTGAAATATCTCATTAATCAAGGAGCAAAATCTGATATGGCTGATGGTAAGGGTATCACACCTCTCTACAGGGCATCATccaatggtcatcttgatgtcgtGAAGTATCTCATTGATCAAGGAGCACAAGCTAATACGGCTGAAAATAAGGGTATCACACCTCTCGAGATTGCATCATTCtgtggtcatcttgatgtcgtGAAGTATCTCATTGATCAAGGAGCACAAGCTAATACGGCTGATAATAATGGTAACACACCTCTCGACAGTGCATCAGACAAGGGACATCTTGATGTCGTGAAATATCTCATTAATCAAGGAGCAAAATCTGATATGGCTGATGGTAAGGGTATCACACCTCTCCACAGGGCATCATCCAATGGTTATCTTGATGTCGTGAAATATCTCATTGATCAAGGAGCACAAGCTAATACGGCTGATAATAATGGTAACACACCTCTCCACAGTGCATCAGACAAGGGACATCTTGATGTCGTGAAATATCTCATTGATCAAGGAGCACAAGCTGACACGGCTGATAATGCGGATGGTGAAACAGCTCTCAACCCAGCATCTCGGGACGGTCACAGCAACGTTGGTCGGTATCTCAAGAGTGAACAAGCAAGATTAGGGTCCGCATTAAAaggtaaaaacaaaatcaaattaagCCGACTACATTATTTTCGAGGGGAAAAAACCCTCGAAACAATTTCATGATTGAAcgatgagtgtgtgtgtgtgtttgtggaggggggggggtgggcttgaaaattttgaattatcgattcataatttttttttcaagcttcACGTAAGCTAACATTCATATTACAAAGCATGCGTTGATAttatgtacactctaaaaaacgaggagttaatttagctcttaaagagcgtgtatagtgactgcacttcagAGTGCTGATTTATGTGGTTCAAATTAAGTTtataagttcattttatttgtcttccaactttgagtctgaatacatgacaaacataCAAGTGTGTAGGAAACAATAAGCAgaatacatgataaaacataCAAGTATACATAAAACAGAGTTtgcagaaaacattgttttttaaatacattgtacagcttaagacagaaaagaaataattttaaagaaagaCGAGGAGACCTAGGTGAGCAATGATTGTAAATTAAGGTTCCTCATTACTAATTCAAAGAACATTATATAAACAACACAGAAatggcaatataatataatatgataaataAAGAGAGGGGCGGGGAGAGAAGAGGGacacatttatgtacaaaagggataaaaaaaagaagacatgaAGACAGAGACCAGCCAGGCCCGGGAAAGGGGGGATGAAACATATCGATTTTTTTAGCATTAACTaataaaaaacacacaaaaataggCTTTACGAATCACTTCCATAGTTACTCAAtaaataagatttcaattttcGTTTAAACACTGTAGAACTGACAGCATGTGTAATTTCAGGGTCAAGTGCATTCCAAAACATGGGTCCAGTGCAAACTATCGTGCCCAAAGTGAACTTTGTTCTTGCACGAGATATATGGAGAGTGGAAGATTGTCTAGTATTGTAATTgtgtacttgactatttttcttaaatatcaGTGCCAGGGCTGTAGGGAGACTTCCTGAATCAAAATCGTACATAAGAGATCCTAGCTGCATAAAGTAAATATCTTCCACTTTCAATAAGTGAttgtcatgaaataaaacatttgtatgGGCAcgataactgacattacatatactTCTAATAGCTCTCTTCTGAACAATGAATAATTGTTGCAATTGCGTTTTTAGTGAGTTGCCCCAGGCAAGCACACCGTAGTTTAAGTAAGGAACAATTAATGaggaatataatataaataaaatttctttAGGGAAAACTGACCTCAACTTGTATATAACACCAGTATTGTTTTACAACAGTTTGCAGAGATAATTTAGATAAAGTTTCCAGTTCAATTCCTCATCAATAAATAACCCGAGAAATTTAGTTCAGGTTACTCTTTCAAGACAGACATCATTAAACATTACATTGCCAGGCAACATTTTTAAGGAATTgctaaaaagcatataatttgtattttgaaaattaagtgATAATTTATTGCCTTGAACCCACAAGATAACATTCTTCTATAAGGAAAAAATACACtagaatcatcagcaaagaaaataaaggataatttgtttgatgaattttgaaaataatttatttacagTATGAATAAGAGAGGTTCTAGAAGAGACCCCTGAGGTACACCACATGTAACAGTTTGCAAGCTGGAATTaattatattcaaatatataaattgtctCCTGTCAGTGAGATAACTCCTAAACCACTCAAGGGCAACACCTCTCACTCCATAATGGGATAACTTATTTAGCAAAATTTCATGATCAACTGTATCAAAAGCCTTGGAAAAATCTAAGAATATACCAATTGTGCTCAAGTAATTATCCAAGGCAGTGGCAACCTTATCAACAAATGCAAAATGGCATATGTAGTTGTATGCCTCtcgcgaaaaaaaaaaattgaaaagatatttgactttttaaagaaatgtatgaCCCTTGCATATATGAGTTTTTCAGGGATTCTTGAAAAAGATGTCAACAAAGAAATTGGACGATAATTGGTGAACGATTCGGGGTTGCCTTTCTTAAAAATTGGCAcaatttttgcaattttcatgcttCTAGGCACAATGCCATTTGACATTAGAAGCTACCAGTTGACGCGGACATGAACGGACGTCTCTAAGCAATCGCTCCGCTTTCGTCGTTTTTGAAGTGAAACAGAACAGTTAAATCGGAGGTTCTAGGCTCAGAATTTTCTTCTATCTACCGACTCTAATTTGGACGATTATATTTCCTCAATCCATTTTTGCCAAATGAAATCTACCTAGGATTGTTTCCCCAATAGTTGTGCTCTCGATTGATCTTTACGGCCGTCAAGTACGGTAACGTCTACATATATTATGGGGAAATCTACACCAAACGCGGGGAGACAGACTCGACGTGGACAAACCGAAGAAAATTATTCAAGTAATCTTGAATATGACATTCATACGGAAGTGTCAAAAGCTTTAGAGGAGAATCAGGAACTTCTCGATACCCTTATTAATAAGGTAAGAGATAAGTTGATTGAGGAAATTTCGGTCACTATAACACAGAAAGTGGCAGAGAACATTAAAGCAAGAATGGACTTTGATTTAGCAGAGAGAGACGACAAGATTGAACAATTAGAGAAGGAGATAGAGAATATGAAACAGAAACAAGACGAGTCTGAGCAGTATTCAAGACGCAATTGTCTTGTATTTCATGGTATAGCTGAGCATGATGACGAAAATACGACAACACTTGTCTCAAAATTATGTGAGGAGAAACTGAATGTCATGATCAGTGACCACGATATTGACAGGTGTCATAGGCTAGGTGCAAGGAAAGGAAAACCGAGAGGAATTATTGTGAAATTCACTAACTATTCTATACGTGATCATATATACCACGCCAGAAAGATGCTGAGGAACCAACAGGGACCCCAGATATTCATCCAGGAAAGTTTAACAAAACAGAGAGGGGAACTTTTCTgggaaatcaaatcaaaacataaacaaacaGTGAAAAATATTTGGACACAAGATGGCCGAATTCACGTACGCACTAATGATGATCGCCGAGTAACCATTGTGTCCAAAGCggatctgaaaaaaattgtgaacccTAAACAAACCCTGACAAGATCTGAAAGTACTTTGACCTATGTTATTGGCCTTTGACAAGTGATTTTCTCAATGACTTTGCTGGCATGGAGCTTCTACCTTCAGATTATCCCATTGATGTTATTTTAACTTATTAGGACACATAATATAGGCTTAATCTTCTTCTTTGTTGACGCATGCTAGTGGATCCACAATTTAAGAATGGTTGGTGTTAATTTGAATCGCTCTGATGATTTTCATACATCCTAATCAACTCACTCTCCAACTACAAGCTCTACATCTTGAAAAGATCCGTCAGTACTTTGACCTATGTTATTGGCCTTTGACAAGTGATTTTCTCAATGACTTTGCTGGCATGGAGCTTCTACCTTCAGATTATCCCATTGACGTTATTTTAACTTATTAGGACACACAATATAGTCTTAATCTCCTTCTTTGTTGACGCATGCTACTGGATCCACAATTTAAAGAATGGTTGGTGTTAATTTGAATCGCTCTGATGATTTTCTTACATCCTAATCAACTCACTCTCCAACTACAAGCTCTACATCCTGAAAAGATCCGTCAGTACTTTGACCTATGTTATTGGCCTTTGACAAGTGATTTTCTCAATGACTTTGCTGGCATGGAGCTTCTACCTTCAGATTATCCCATTGATGTTTTTTAACTTATTAGGACACACAATATAGTCTTAATCTTCTTCTTTGTTGACGCATGCTAGTGGATCCACAATTTAAGAATGGTTGGTGTTAATTTGAATCGCTCTGATGATTTTTCTGACATCCTAATCAACTCACTCTCCAACCAAAAGTTCTACATCCTGAAAAGATCCATCAGTACTTTGACCCATTTTCTGGGCTTTTGTATTTGGGACTCTATGACTTTCCTAGCAGAGAGCTTATAACTTTATTATCCAATAGATGTTATGGTAACTTATTAGAACACACAATTGTCTTAATCTTCCTTGTAGTTGATGCTATCTGTAAGCGGATCCACAATGTTAACACAAGGTGAAATGTGAATGCTTACTCCCTACATATATGTATCAGCAATTACGGTTCTCTAAGTTAAATTCCATACTTTAGCCTTTTGATTGATAGTACTGtaaaacaatttgaatgaaCAATTCATTATCAACGGATAATCGTAATAAGGCAAACGTACAGGAGTATAGTtttataaaataacaaaataaactcATTAACTCacttcattaacaaatttatcATATCTTTTGCAAGTCGTATTTGTCTTAGTTTTTTAAAaaagctttttttatttttttattttatttttttttttttaaatcttggtCTCGATTCCATTATATTAAATGGTTGTACAATATCCATGTGCTTTGTGTAAGTTAGCCGTTAAGAGAAATCATAAAGGTCTTTTGTGCACTTCGTGTGACAAATGGGTACACATATCTTGTGCCGACGTACCACTAAACTTGTACAATAATGTATCCCATCATTTTAATAACTGGGAATGCCCTAGGTGTATTATGCAACATTTGCCATTCTTTGACTTTGATATTGATGTAACCGGTAAAGCTAATGATGTTAATGGTAAGCATGGATCTACCCAATGTAGCAATTCTCTTGCATGTAACTTTATTTACTCGTGCCTTTCAGGTAAAGGAATTAAATTTACTCAGTTGAATGTAGTGAGTCTTTACAAACATATCGATGAGGTACGGACTATCTTGAGTTGTAATGACATACATTTACTTGCTCTCAATGAAACGAGACTTGATACGTccataaatgataatgaaatagaaGTTCCACATTACAACATTGTTCGTAAAGATAGGAATAGGTTAGGCGGTGgtgtttcattttatattcatgaaagTGTAAAGTTCAGTATAATTGAGGATTCTCCTATGTCGGAATTTGAAGCCATACCTGttgtcataaataaaaaaaaatctaaatcaatAATGCTCTTAAATTGGTATCGACCGCCAAATTCTAAGTCTAATATTTTAGACCATTATGAAAACTTTTTGGAATATTCGGAAACTCTAGACTGCCATCTTATTATCATGGGTGATATCAATCTTGATATATTGAAAGAGGTTGAAGATTGTACCACGAGACGATATAAGCAGATTAACAACGTATTCTCATTATCTTTTGTCAATACTACTGAATGTACCAGAGTTACAAGTCAATCTGCCTCTCTTATTGATCACATGTTAACTAACAATAGTTCTATGATTAAGTCCTCTGGTGTCATACATAATGGTGTTAGTGACCATTCGATGAGCTATCTTGTTTGGAAATCCCATCATACTCATTCTGGTGTCAAGTATTGTACGTACAGGAAATTGAAAGATGTTGATATCAATAAGTACAAGTCTGATTTAACTCGGCAAAACTGGATTGAGGTTGAGTCGGAAAATGATATCGATAAAGCTActgataaatttgaaaagctATTCCTAGAAGTTGTAAATACACATATGCCTCTTAAGACAAAGAGGGTTCGAAAAATTCAATCACCATGGATAAATGAAAGTATATTTCAAGCAATGAAGAAAAGAGACATGGCAAAAACAAAGGCTATCAAAACCAAAAATGAGAATCTTTGGAAAGATTATCGTgtattaaataataaattaacatCTCTGATAAAAAAGGCTAAGAAAGATTATTATACAGAACAATTAACCAAAGATAAAAATTCTAATAATTCATGGAAAACATTATCTTCTTTGTTACCCAAGAACATTTCTTCGTCTCCACCTcaatctacactgtaaaaagtTTACTGTAGATTTTACAGTAAATTACTGGCAACTCTGCTGCACGGTAATTTactgtaatttttattttacagtaAGCTACTGTAGTTTCGTCCTACAGTAAATTACTGTAAATTTGAACTAGCTACAGGAAAATACCGTGAAAAGTGCTGTAGCTTACtgtaaaatttaccaaattttaGAATTGTTGCTACTGTAAATTTGGTTAAATTACAGTAAACTACTGTAAATTTCCCTTGCATTACAGTGAGGTACTGTACACTTCCTACAGTAAAATGCTGTACACCTTCCCAATTTACCCCCAGTACTGTACACTCCCTACAGTAATTTACTGTAAATTGACCCCATTTACAGTATGTTTTACTGTAATTGGCACAACTTCCAATGACAAAAATACACTtgagtaaaacttttgaatgaAACTTTGAAAAGTCTTTATTGCATTAACATGCAGTAGAACTGACAATGCCATATTTCACAAACAGTACAATTTTTGTAAGGATCATGGGCAAAATGCTGGCAAGTAGAATGTGTTgcgaaatcaaatttcaaagaTGACAATTATACAGAAACTATGTACACAGAAATGTCCTAAGAATGCTGATGTTCATTACAGACCTGTTCACTAATGtagtcaaatttcatgaatactTTGTTCCTCTGGATTTGGTAATAGGTAATTACCATGTACTGAATGGTATTACAATAAGTGACATCCTTTTTGCATGCATAAACTCTTTATGTATTTGTTGGACCTGTCAGAGCAAGCAACAAAGGTTGTAAGAACAACCATAAAATTTGGTTGGTGTTACTTTATCTGCTGTTTGCAATTCAGTTGACttaaacattttgtaaataaatctATTCAACAAGTAAAATTCACCTTGCATGCATTAAAGTAGTTGTAATTGCTAACCTTACACAAACTTTCAGGCCACTGTATATTAAATGAGAGTACATTAATGAACAGGTGTGTTTTAAAGCAATCCATTTACATGAAGGGTACCATAATCATTCAAATATTCAGTCATAACCCATTAGAATCAATTACAAGTGAAAGCAATTTTTCACTTATGCAACTACTGCCTGAAATAATGGCAAACTTTCAATTTCTTTAAGAAAACAAATCTGACTAAAGTGAACTTCCTTCTAGGAGGGCTTGTCTCAGCTGACCTTGGATGAACACTGGATGAacatacacacgcacacacgcacacacacacagactcTCTATCTCTTACATCCACATATCCGTAGTAACACGCAAAATGCTTACTCCATGGTAACCTGACGACAATGCTTCTACCAGAAGAAAACTGAATTTTTAAGTGAAACTTCTCACTTATGAGtaattttacatgtatactattaattgataaaaaattaagTGTATGTCAACttcttatatatacatattcccAAAAATCTTATTAAGACAGAAAACCTTATTCAAtcctatatcaaaataatgaatagtcCTAAACACACACTGAACcaataatttatattacaagCATACAAATACATTAACTGCCATGAATACATTAAATTGTGACAATAATATTACATTGCATACAATATTCCTCACAAATAAAGTTTCTTATAACAGTActatcaatttgatattgaaacTGGCAAGAAAGAACCCGAATGAGAGTATTGCTACCATTGCAAATACTTAATATTTACATGAATATTTGACGaacaaacatgtacaaatatgACCTCCAATTTTGCCAAAGTAATGTTTGTACTGTGACACTTGAACAGCTGCGAAAGTGaaagtatgaaaatgttataattctgtgaacaacaaaatacaatgtAGTAAATCCTCAGtaatcataatgaagaaaaatgtcaaTCTGTGAGAAGTATCtacaattttcacatttttctgtACTACATCATGCAAATCTGCTATTTTGAGAAACTCTTGAAATGTAATCAAAATGTCACATGCTTTTTCATTTGAGGAATTTCTGATACATTTAATACCCTTTTCTGactataagaaaacaaaaaattgctACATCACCTTAAGATTTCCTGAATTTCTTGATATAATTTGGTCCTCTTTACAAAAATGGCTAACAGTCAGCCATGCATGATATGCAATAATGGAGATCACTGTGTcattcatgtaataataatataataataatctcACTCCACCTTGGTAGGCTGTGTTAAAGCCACATACATTACAGAAGTTTACATCGTTCTCAGTAAACAGCTTATTGCAATATTTGTCAACATCTTGATGACCAAGCGCTTACTAcgcagtatatatatatacatatatatataatgtagcaCAATGTTGAAATCGAAATTGATTTACAGCAATGTTAATCCTAACTAAAGATGAATTTTCGACCACGAATGTTGGAAATAGATGCCTCCGCTACTGCCATACcagaaatatatttcctagtttttatttccataaagaaaaaaaacaaacctCAAGACCTTTGATCTTGTGACTTCAAAATCTAGTCAGATAACTGTTTCTCAAAAAAGCAAATATATGCATTTGATTGAATCCAGAGAGCTTGAGATTTGACTTTCAGACCCAAAATCTTAATAGATCATTGTCACTTGTATATGCACAAATGAGCgaagtttgaagttgattcgTCAAATGGTTTGGAGTTATTGCGAGAACGGTATATGTTATATGTACTTTATTGTATTCAatgaccttgacttttgaccttgagaCCCCAAAATCTGAACAGATCATTGTTACTTTAACATATACACACGAgacaagtttgaagttgatctaTCAAAGGGTTTTGGAGTTATTGTAAGAATggtctatttcttatgtattttagtgaattctatgacctttgacctttggacccaAACACTTATCAGCTCATTGTCGCCCAGATATGTATCCTCAAGTCAAAAAGTATGAAGTTGACCTGTTGACCGGTTTTTAAGTTATCGCGAGAACGAAAGTGGGACAGACGGACCGACGGACAACACAAAAACATAATGCCTCCGACACCACCTTTGGTGGGCGGAGGCATACAAACAGTGTGTAGTGCCATATATCTATGTTTTTGTATGGTTCAAATTCGGTTGTAAGGAGATATtcttaactttatttttccAAGTATGAAACCCCTTTACATTTACAATTTCTATATGAATTTTACCCCTCCCCCACTCTTACTTGACCTGGATTTGAGAAACGGCTAAAATAAAGTTGTGGGCAATGTCAACTTAATAGCATATTCAAATGAATGTTCTCTCATAACTAGCATGTCGACAATCTATTTCAGCAAGTTTCTCATGTTATGCAATATTGGGCATAAACTCTGTAGTTGCTTGGTCAGACAAAGCTCAACCAATTATTCAAGAGGATGGTGACCAAGCGAACATAGTATTATTGGGTGATATATAAAATCACATGTTTTTAGATGATGGggtaaaatgtacaaatcagGAAATTAAAGCCACTGGAAATCAGCAAACCGACGCACAAATGACACTACTTTCACGTTGCAGTGACTCTTCGACGCATGGCACTTCGACCCATCAGGGCTTATTCCGAGGAGACATCTGAGAGACAGGGAGAAAAagatattacagaaaaaaaaataaataaaaacaatcaaatgaaaACTGAGGGAGtcaaaataaattgacaaacctaaaatgaaatttatcaaaCAGTAATTATAGATGGCTCCATCAAGCCAGCTTTACTTAAAAAAGAATACTTTTTAAATCACTTTTTTCTATTGTTAGTACAGAGACACACTCTTCTCTACTCAAGTACGTAATCATTAACCTGCACCAAAATACACCAGATGTTAGTGTGCTAGTCGCTAATAAGTTCTTGAAATTTTGGAGTTCCCCACAGTACTGCTGGGTTTGCTTACTTTCAAAACGTGACACTTGCAATGGAAATCATATTTGGCTCCCAAATAAATGCAGAAGTACTGTGAAGAATGTCTTTGTTTTCTAAGGCAAGGCAACAGTCGGATGTTGCTCGCTCCATCAAGTCGCAAAGCAGTAGCACATTAATAAAAAGCCTATTTATCAGATAAGAAAGTATGTTCTAGAATCAAAATGCTTAAATTTATGAGCTGCTcggatgtgacgtcacaacaTCATAACTTGAAATATTCACAACTCTAACAAAAAATTTTGAcggattttcttcaaaccttcaccaatatttttctttatttttccacatttttaaaaatcaagttaTTTTTCAGACTGAAATTCCATTTAGCTAGGATGTCCATGAAATTGGACTTATGTCAGTTCCAGAAAATGGTCCGATATTTTGCATGCCATATTGTACCTCTGAATGAACTCCAGTGTTGCTGCAGCCGTGCTTGGATATTCCAAATTGAGGTTGTAATAGGTGGCAAAAAGGTATGCCACCCCACAAAGAAAGCCTTCAGTTGTTGATGATGAATGGCCAATAACTCTGCTTTCAACCATGACCATCCACTGGGACTTGGCCGAGTCAAATGGATCTcctatcaaacaaaataatgttaagaTTTAATCGTTATGAGcttcattttctataatttGTTTTAACACTAGCTGATGGGAAAATCTCTGGTACAAATTCACTAGAGtaaaattcagttatttatttccaattgtcctgattccccccccccccccttatggaCGCGTTACAAAGTGAAAAACtataatttatgtttttttgcCCAGTTTTAAAGGCTGGGATCATGCAGTATTCACATTTCTCTTTTGTTAATGACTGCATATAATTACAAGCATGGCAAATCTGAAATGCTGAAAGAGAAAGATGTACATATGAAATACAAGTCTGTTTAAGAAAATTGACACAAAATAAACGTACATGTCTGTACAGATTTAGTCTAAACCTAAATCTGAGAATGTTTTAAATGTCTGTATTATATTATTCTAAGAGGTTTGATTAAAAACACTGGAAGTTGTCATGCACCTTGGATTATGAGTTTGGGTGAATCAGATgcatctccctctttctctatgTCCTCAGCAGTATCTGTAACCTGAAAAGATATGATAATCCCATGTTTCCATTACCATTACACACAAGATTCAACTCTTCAGTgtcatttaattgattttaattttcatacagCATGCAGTCCCCAAGAGTGAAGGTCCAATACAATCTAGAaataatcatcaattaattttcaattatgTACCACCTCGAAGGGGGAAGGGCAAGTGAtctctctcatttcttttttcaaatggGGGCGTGCCTTAGCAacaaaacaccccccccccacaacaaaaaattaaaaattgaagaaaaaaaaagaagaaaaaacagatCTAAGGAAAGGTTCCACAAAGGGTCTTGAAAAGTCCAGAGTCATCGATACAAAAGCAATTATTAAATACTAACTTTTTCACTCAGGACTAATAGCGCAAAACATTTTTCAGGAGAGTAATTATTAAATCTTACATCACGGATGAGGAAAAGGGAGTCATTCCCTTCTTTAA
This Lytechinus pictus isolate F3 Inbred chromosome 9, Lp3.0, whole genome shotgun sequence DNA region includes the following protein-coding sequences:
- the LOC135155395 gene encoding ankyrin repeat, PH and SEC7 domain containing protein secG-like, which translates into the protein MRGHVTPLHLVLCNGHLDMVRSLIDLEAQFDMADNKGIIPLEEASLNGHLDVVKYLIDQGAQANTADNAGGTPLHRASLNGHLDIVKYLIDQGAQANTADNNGNTPLHSASGKGHLDVVKYLINQGAKSDMADGKGITPLHRASSNGHLDVVKYLIDQGAQANTAENKGITPLHYASFNGHLDVVKYLIDQGAQANTADNNGNTPLHSASDKGHLDVVKYLINQGAKSDMADGKGITPLYRASSNGHLDVVKYLIDQGAQANTAENKGITPLEIASFCGHLDVVKYLIDQGAQANTADNNGNTPLDSASDKGHLDVVKYLINQGAKSDMADGKGITPLHRASSNGYLDVVKYLIDQGAQANTADNNGNTPLHSASDKGHLDVVKYLIDQGAQADTADNADGETALNPASRDGHSNVGRYLKSEQARLGSALKGKNKIKLSRLHYFRGEKTLETIS